A window of the Helianthus annuus cultivar XRQ/B chromosome 4, HanXRQr2.0-SUNRISE, whole genome shotgun sequence genome harbors these coding sequences:
- the LOC110936907 gene encoding LOW QUALITY PROTEIN: thaumatin-like protein 1 (The sequence of the model RefSeq protein was modified relative to this genomic sequence to represent the inferred CDS: substituted 1 base at 1 genomic stop codon) — MDLLFSSFISHILTLFLALSLLSKGVFGAKFTFVNKCDYAVWPGILANAGSPPLDTTGFELLEQSSRSLPAPTGWSGRFWAXTGCKFDRSGSGSCQTGDCGSGQLECNGAGAAPPTTLAEFTLGTTGGSDFYDVSLVDGYNVAMIVEVSGGSGLCATTGCVSDLNRVCPSELRVDSGLGCKSACEAFGSPEYCCSGPYNTPTTCKPSVYSQMFKAACPRSYSYAYDDPTSTFTCAGADYTVTFCPSLPSQKSSRDMSPPATTATDANAYTAQDGGNESISGPVTESGYGYASLSGSGLGSESDTGSGSVSGTGSGTEALEANESWLAGLAMGGSTKTQPFDATIPLIIFIMFFLG; from the exons ATGGATCTACTCTTTTCTTCCTTTATCTCACATATCCTCACCCTCTTTCTTGCTCTATCCTTACTCTCCAAAG GTGTTTTTGGAGCAAAATTCACATTTGTCAACAAATGTGATTACGCAGTATGGCCAGGCATACTCGCCAATGCCGGAAGTCCACCTCTGGACACCACAGGTTTCGAGCTCCTAGAACAGAGCTCGCGTTCACTCCCGGCTCCAACCGGTTGGTCCGGTCGTTTCTGGGCCTGAACCGGATGCAAATTCGACAGATCCGGTTCAGGCTCATGCCAAACTGGCGACTGCGGCTCTGGACAACTCGAATGTAATGGAGCCGGAGCCGCACCGCCAACAACACTGGCAGAGTTCACATTGGGAACAACAGGCGGGTCGGACTTCTATGACGTCAGTTTAGTAGACGGGTATAATGTAGCTATGATTGTGGAAGTTTCGGGTGGGTCGGGTTTGTGTGCAACAACCGGGTGTGTTAGTGACTTGAACCGGGTGTGCCCGAGTGAGTTACGGGTGGACTCGGGTCTAGGTTGTAAGAGCGCGTGTGAGGCGTTTGGGAGCCCAGAGTACTGTTGTAGCGGGCCGTATAATACGCCCACCACGTGTAAGCCGTCGGTGTATTCCCAAATGTTTAAGGCCGCTTGTCCTAGATCGTATAGCTACGCGTATGATGATCCAACTAGCACGTTTACGTGCGCTGGAGCAGATTATACGGTGACGTTTTGTCCTTCTTTGCCAAG TCAGAAATCTTCTAGGGACATGTCTCCTCCTGCAACAACCGCCACCGATGCTAACGCTTACACCGCCCAAGACGGCGGTAACGAGTCCATATCCGGACCAGTTACAGAATCCGGATATGGGTACGCTTCATTGTCGGGGTCAGGGTTGGGCTCAGAATCAGACACGGGATCCGGTTCAGTATCCGGGACCGGATCAGGAACCGAAGCCCTTGAGGCTAATGAATCATGGTTAGCTGGTTTAGCCATGGGTGGTTCAACAAAGACTCAGCCTTTTGATGCCACAATCCCTTTAATCATTTTCATCATGTTTTTCTTGGGGTAG